In Georgenia soli, a genomic segment contains:
- the rsmA gene encoding 16S rRNA (adenine(1518)-N(6)/adenine(1519)-N(6))-dimethyltransferase RsmA, whose translation MTDDPAAPTEPAGLLGPADVRRLSAALGVRPTKTLGQNFVHDAGTVRRIVRSAAVGPDDVVLEVGPGLGSLTLALLETGARVIAVEIDPPLARALPVTVAARMPEAAGRLAVLQADAMTVTGPEVLPAPGGGDGVAPTKLVANLPYNVAVPVLLTLLENLPSLREVLVMVQAEVADRIAAPPGSRTYGVPSVKAAWYAEAARAGTISRTVFWPVPNVDSALVRLTRREPPETTATREDVFAVVDAAFAQRRKTLRAALAGWAGSAPAAEEVLRAAGIDPGLRGERLGITDYARIAQHARSAGAPGARSGTLGA comes from the coding sequence GTGACCGACGACCCCGCCGCACCGACCGAGCCAGCCGGCCTGCTCGGTCCCGCCGACGTCCGCCGCCTCTCCGCAGCCCTCGGCGTGCGCCCGACGAAGACCCTCGGCCAGAACTTCGTCCACGACGCCGGAACCGTGCGCCGCATCGTCCGCTCGGCCGCCGTCGGCCCGGACGACGTCGTCCTCGAGGTCGGCCCCGGCCTCGGCTCCCTCACCCTCGCGCTGCTCGAGACGGGGGCGCGCGTGATCGCCGTCGAGATCGACCCGCCGCTGGCGCGGGCGCTGCCCGTCACCGTCGCCGCCCGCATGCCTGAGGCCGCCGGCCGGCTGGCCGTGCTGCAGGCCGACGCGATGACCGTCACCGGGCCCGAGGTGTTGCCCGCACCCGGGGGAGGGGACGGCGTCGCCCCCACCAAGCTCGTCGCCAACCTGCCCTACAACGTCGCCGTGCCCGTGCTGCTCACGCTGCTGGAGAACCTGCCGAGCCTGCGGGAGGTGCTCGTCATGGTCCAGGCCGAGGTGGCCGACCGGATCGCCGCCCCGCCTGGCTCGCGCACGTATGGGGTCCCCTCGGTCAAGGCCGCCTGGTACGCCGAGGCAGCACGGGCGGGCACCATCTCGCGGACGGTCTTCTGGCCCGTGCCGAACGTCGACTCCGCTCTCGTGCGCCTCACGCGGCGCGAGCCCCCGGAGACGACGGCGACGCGCGAGGACGTCTTCGCCGTCGTCGACGCGGCCTTCGCGCAGCGCCGCAAGACCCTGCGCGCAGCCCTCGCCGGCTGGGCGGGGTCCGCGCCCGCCGCCGAGGAGGTGCTGCGTGCGGCCGGGATCGACCCCGGGCTGCGTGGGGAGCGCCTCGGCATCACCGACTACGCCCGCATCGCCCAGCACGCCCGGT